The genomic segment TATGCTAATCCCATTAAGATGTAATTTGAGAAGAAATCAGAGCTgctgaaaggagaggagaggagaggagagataacAGGCCCTTAGAGAAAGCTGCATTGAGCAGTAAATACTATTCACTATAGCCATCATAGGCTCAATCCCCACCATGCTTGCAGCCCAGTACCCTAAGGATGTTCTCTTTTCATTACCATTACTTATTTCACCTTTGACTTCATGGCCCcaaggagacacaaacacacatacacacccacacaagcTCCAAAATACCTTGTTAGTATCTACTCATCTTTTACACCCAAGGTTAAAGGATTATTCTGAATCCAAAACCAGCCCCATTCATACCTGCACACAAAGTCAGTAACACAGCATATTAGGTTTAAATcaagcagtaaaaaaaagacaattagaAAGGAGACAATGAGCAGTTAATTTGATCGGCTTGGTATGTAGATAGAAAACACTGATAAGGGCTTCATATGCGACAgagacagtaaaacacagtcATGCATTAATATTGAAAGTACAGAATGAAACAAACTGGCCTCGATCTGTCAAAAGTGAACGCTTATCTATGACTGTCCTTGTCATTAAACCTGGAGCTGGACAGAGGAAATTACATTTACCATGgttttgtgtatgcatgtgtgtgcgtgtccgtgTGTGCTGATGGTGGGTCCTGTTCCCATTCTTCTTCAGGGTTACCGttgctgcagagagaaaatctTATTATGGTGTTTACCTCCATGATTATAGCAGACACATTCATCCTTTTAGTTCTACACCATTTGACACTGCTGATTATGCAAACATCTTTGCTAGTTtcatccgtgtgtgtgtttgttgtgtgtgcctgtgtgccaGGCCATAACTGATATAATGAGACAATGAGACAATGTACTTGTGGCAATACTTCTTTTATAGTCTGAAGTCTCACTGTTTGGGTTCATGCTTGCATGTGCCTATTAATGTGTAGTTATGTTGATAGAATATTGATATTATTACATGACATTTATAGTTCAAATTCATATAAGACTGTCAGATTTTGATGAAGCCCAGTGaaatttatttctgtgaaaaagtGTTTCAcaagaagagacagacagattgaGAAGCACATTCCGACAGCTCAGACACAGATCTTCTGAAAATTCACCTCCTCTCTTCTATGGAGGAATTCTGAGTATACTAAAATTTAGTTTCCAGAAACATGCttacatgaaaaaataacaaagctGATGAGAAACACACTGTAACAAGGTCCTtcttattattaaaaaaaatctagataTGCTGAGTAGGTCAGCTATAAATATTTTACTACTTTCTACTTTTTACTCCTACTTTTATTTTGGGTAAAATTACACTGAAACTAGTGTTATCAAAAGCTGTGGTCATaacttctttttaatttatttgtggCACAGTTTTGtagctttgtttgtttatagagGTCTGAATTTCTCTCACCAGTATCGTAGTGTAGCAGCAGGTCCTGGCTGTGGTCTCCTGTGGTAATGGGATGGAAATCCACAGTCACCTGCATGCTCTCACCTATATCAAGAGTCCCAGAGGAGGGCGTCACTGAGAAAGGCCtggaataaaattaaatagaatAGAATTTCACAAGATGGAATAAAAAATAGGCTTGGCtttttataaatatacagtacacaaacacgcacgcacacacgcacacacacacacacacacacacacacacacacacacacacacacacacacacacacacatataataacCAAGGTACAATGTCCTTTCAGAAAATGGCACAAGAAACCCAAGTGTTcaataaaacttttaattataatcattattaattactttaaatgttaattaaatatcTATCTAACAGCAAGTACCATTATATAGTTCTTGAACACTCGCTAAGGAAAGTATTTGCTGTCAAGTTGTGATTCTGGGTTAatgcattaatgtaaaaataaactctcACTTGTCCCTGACAAGTGTGTGTTGTCACACTTTCTGGTTATATAATAAGGGCTTTTAAGATTGAAACTATCTGCTGTATAATAAAATATCATATatgaaatcaatcaaaaaaacagcagacattAACCCATGCTGTACAGACTCTAACCTCTGTGTGTGCAGCTTGAACTTTGCCTTGCTGTTTCCTATGTTGCGGACTAGCTGAGTCCTCTGTGTAGAGGCTTTCACCAGACAGAGGGGTAAATGGAGCTCATCTCGAAAGTCAAGAATGGCACGTGGCCCAATGGCACGGATTGGGACCTCAAaccgctctctctctgtcacacaaagCAGTCTGTGGTGGTAGTCCTGAATGAGAAATATATCAaagaatcatttttatttagttaattaCCTagcaaacttttgttttaagtattttctGCTTAATATGTGTGCACACCGCTTAGCAAAGCAGCAACAAATCTGTaataagagtctacagccatgctagcggctctatCAGGCTGTGCTTAGACACACAGGTTATTTGAGCTTAAtactaacatcagcatgctaacatgctcacaatgacaatactaGACTAGTAGAACGCATATCTCACCCTAGGTAAAAAATGTGCTATCTgtcaatgttaaggaaagtgataattCTTGtatctgcccctttaactggGTCCACACCAAGAGCTAATGGGTTCTTCCttgcccatgccccatccctccatcaagtTCCAACTTCATAGAAGCACTAGATAtagagtcaggggatcaccaaagtcagaagGATTCATCCAACTGTATGGGGACCACGAATATTTCTACCGAATTTCTTGGTAATCCATTCAAtagattttgagatatttcagtctataCCAGTGAGGTGGACTGACCAACCTGACaaactgacattgccatccctagaatCAGGCTGCTTAGCATGCCAAAACTGTTAAGTTTGGTGACCACTATAAAACAGCCACAACACACATAATGGATTATGTTACCTTTAACATTTGCTACATTACATTTTGACCTTTCCTTCTCAGTTTTCACTTTCACCCACAGTATCAGTAAAAGAGATGACAAAAGGATGTGCTAGTGTAATTCAATGCCTGACCCTTGACCCTTAACCTTCTGACTCTTACCTAGCTGTTGACAGAGATTTGTagacaaatgcaaaataactgCAACCATTTAATTCATAATCTTTCATTGTTTtcgtattatttatttaatctatgTACTTTTGCTATATTATTGTTTTCAGTGGGAGTGCTTACTTGTagtattatttttctaattcCAGATTCTTACCCACATCCTTTCCTCTGCTTCCCTGCAGGTCTGATTACGGCTTCATCTAATCATCTAATCTAAATTCTACATGTTACCATGATGCTTAACTGTGCTCTCTGAATCTAGCCTTCTGTGTATGTTTATTNNNNNNNNNNNNNNNNNNNNNNNNNNNNNNNNNNNNNNNNNNNNNNNNNNNNNNNNNNNNNNNNNNNNNNNNNNNNNNNNNNNNNNNNNNNNNNNNNNNNNNNNNNNNNNNNNNNNNNNNNNNNNNNNNNNNNNNNNNNNNNNNNNNNNNNNNNNNNNNNNNNNNNNNNNNNNNNNNNNNNNNNNNNNNNNNNNNNNNNNNNNNNNNNNNNNNNNNNNNNNNNNNNNNNNNNNNNNNNNNNNNNNNNNNNNNNNNNNNNNNNNNNNNNNNNNNNNNNNNNNNNNNNNNNNNNNNNNNNNNNNNNNNNNNNNNNNNNNNNNNNNNNNNNNNNNNNNNNNNNNNNNNNNNNNNNNNNNNNNNNNNNNNNNNNNNNNNNNNNNNNNNNNNNNNNNNNNNNNNNNNNNNNNNNNNNNNNNNNNNNNNNNNNNNNNNNNNNNNNNNNNNNNNNNNNNNNNNNNNNNNNNNNNNNNNNNNNNNNNNNNNNNNNNNNNNNNNNNNNNTCTCAGATTTGACTGAACAGATTGGTGAGACTGGCAAGAGCATCCATGAGCTGGAGAAGGCCAAGAAGCaggtggagacagagaaggcTGAGATCCAGACAGCTCTTGAAGAGGCtgaggtacttttttttttatctgtggaGATCTtgtgaagaaataaaatataaatcacgGTCAAATATTTTGGTATAAAAGGTCTGAAGGCAGGAATTACTATTTTATTCTTTGATATCGATAGGGAACTCTGGAACATGAAGAGTCTAAGATCCTGCGCGTCCAGCTGGAGCTCAACCAGATTAAGGGTGAGGTGGACAGGAAGCTGGCAGAaaaagatgaggagatggagCAGATCAAGAGGAACAGCCAGAGGGTAATTGACTCCATGCAGAGCACTCTGGATTCTGAGGTCAGGAGCAGGAACGATGCCCTGAGGATCAAGAAGAAGATGGAGGGAGACCTGAATGAGATGGAGATTCAGCTGAGTCACGCCAATCGCCAGGCATCTGAGTCCCAGAAGCAGCTGAGGAATGTGCAGGCACAGCTGAAGGTATTGTTAGACATAGTACTGTTGTACAAACTACAGTATAGAGCAAGTGCACCTTCATTTTGGTGTTCTTGTGAATACTTTCCTGATATTTTTTCACTAGGATGCTCAACTGCACCTTGATGATGCTGTCAGAGCCCAGGATGACCTCAAGGAACAAGCTGCTATGGTGGAGCGCAGGAACGGTCTCATGATGGCTGAAATTGAGGAACTGAGAGCTGCTCTGGAACAGACCGAGAGAGGTCGCAAAATCGCCGAACAGGAGCTGGTGGATGCCAGCGAGCGTGTTGGACTTCTACACTCTCAGGTAAACAtttcttcagttgtttttcagtaaacCACTAATCCAAACAATTAGGTATGTAATGACTTCAGCGACTCAACCTTTTCATCTTTTAGAACACAAGCCTTCTGAACACTAAGAAGAAGCTTGAGGCTGACCTGGTTCAGATCCAGAGTGAAGTTGATGACACTGTTCAGGAAGCAAGGAATGCAGAGGAGAAGGCAAAGAAGGCCATCACTGATGTAGgtttaaattttatttgctTACTACTCTACTCCAGCTAAACTGTGTTTCTTTTATGACTTTTCTAAttgaaattttatattttctagGCTGCAATGATGGCTGAGGAGCTGAAAAAGGAACAGGATACTAGCGCTCACcttgagaggatgaagaagaaccTGGAGGTCGCTGTTAAGGACCTGCAGCACCGCCTGGATGAGGCTGAGAACCTGGCCATGAAGGGGGGCAAGAAGCAGCTTCAGAAACTCGAGTCTAGGGTAAGATAATTAAGTTAAGATTTCTGCAGTTGAACAAAGGTAATAAAACGTACAAAACACATGGAACCcaaaatatgtatatgttttctatttttctgaaGGTGCGTGAGCTGGAGGCTGAGGTTGAGGCTgagcagagaagaggagcagaTGCTGTTAAAGGTGTCCGCAAATATGAGAGGAGGGTGAAGGAGCTCACCTATCAGGTATAGCTGcactaacatttaaaatgtattgtataaATCAGACTAATACTATACTtccaattaaaatatttaaacatgcaAATCTATATTTTCTATTACAGACTGAGGAGGACAAGAAAAACATTACCAGGCTGCAGGATCTGGTTGACAAGTTGCAGCTCAAAGTGAAGGCCTACAAGAGGCAGGCTGAGGAAGCGGTAAGGGCAAAACATTTATGTTAAACAATGAGAACGTGATACTATGTTATATTTCACGTACAGTATATCTGCTGGCCATCttgaacattttaacattttactatGTATTGTATTTCAGGAGGAGCAGGCCAATGTTCATCTGTCCAAGTGTAGGAAGATCCAACATGAgctggaggaggctgaggagcgTGCTGACATCGCTGAGTCCCAGGTCAACAAGCTGAGAGCCAAGAGCCGTGACTCTGGCAAGGTAACTATACAATTCTGTctagcaaaaaaataaagattttaactTAGGCTGGCAGAAAATTACTGTCAGTTTAAACTAACTGAAATTAACCTAATCAAAACCTTATTCTTATCTGTGTTTTTAGGGAAAAGACACTGCAGAGTAAGGAACACTGGCTGATCGGCTGTTTTTAATCATATAATATGATGTGAAAtatgcataaaaaataaaaaaaatttttaactctttgcttttaaatttctgtctgtgtgtttattttcatctttctgGTTTCCCTGAGAAACAACAGCTATTATTTGTCTCTTTGTCCTGGAAGAGCGATACGTCCCTGCTCtcctcaagttttttttcttttccttttaaagggtcttttgtagagttttttttttaaggatagAGTGTCATATTCTGTAAAGACTAGGAAGACCCTTGAGGCAGATTGGTGATATTGGGCTCTACAAATAAAACTTACTTAACTTGGGATCAGTGACAACCCACAAAtcaaatttgtacaaaaaaatatatactgcaCAGCTGAGTTCACAAAATCTTTATGAAATGGTTGACCCTTTGTAATTGTGACTTCTAGACCAATTTGGTATTGTAGGCCTGGGAGTGGGCCAGGCCTGTCCTGGTTCGGGAGGATCTGTGCCAATCCAGTCCCCACCCCACCTGGAAACTAAACTTTGTTTAGCTACCAAGCCACGTTAGATGCCCTGCAAACATTTCATTGTCCTGGGTTAACAGAAGATCTATGGAACAACCTCTCATGTGAAACAGGTTGAAATTATGTGCTGGTTGCACATAAACCACAAAACAACCAGActtacaaaaatttaaatgtcattgaGTATAAATTCATACCGTAACAGTGTTATAGAGTACTTTTATATGAAACTTCAAAGTTATTATTGCATAATAAGCGATACAGAATTATGTAGAATTATTGTCCTTTTATATAGATTTCAATCTACTACCTAGTATTTTCCAACTTGGCTCAATCTTTTACTGAAAGGTCTCCAACTCCTGAATTCTTTCAATGGAACGTTTGGATTATGTTTACTTTTATAATTATGCAACCTGGAAATTGTCATTGTATATTGCGCGTTATAGAAATATTATCCATACAAAATCCTAATCCAAATCCAGGAAGTGTTTATTTCAACCTTATTAGTACGTTACTTATTAATGTAGAACATTAATGATTTTTATGTGTTAATATGCAACTTTTTATAAAAAGTGGCATTTGGTTTGCTTGATGTGTTcaaaaaaggcattttatttGAACTTCCATGTTAGCTCAtctgtataaaatgtaatgcTATTCCAGTAAGATATTTCCAACTATTATAGACACCTTAGGTTGTTACAAATACAATGTAATGCATTATAACAGTTAATGAAAGGTTTATGTAAAGACTGCCCCTTTTAAGTACAACTTATCACCTCTAGCCCGTTTTCTAAAGGATCTATAGCAATTACTCTTTATGGTTCTGATGCTTCGATCATTGTCCTATCAAACCAAGCCATACGTATTGActttattgatttcatttcatcctTTTTGCATCTTACTCTTGGAATCAGTTTTGTGTCTATATAGATGAACAATCAATTTagtcaatgaagcctgatgaaaaccatcagttagctaaacttcaagcacGCCTTAGGGACATAAAGGCCTGAATGagcagcaactttctgctgttaaactcagaaaaaaactcaagttattgtacttggcccccgACACCTCAGGAACATATTATCCTatagatggcattgccctggcctccagaGCCACcattaggaatctctgagttatctttgatcatgAGATGTCCATTAattcccacataaaacaaacttcaaggactgccgttttttaacactgcaaaaatcaggcacatcctgtctcaaaaagatgcagaaaaactagtccatgtttttgttacttctaggctcgattattgcaactccttattatcagggTGCCCCAGCAagtctttaaatactctccagctgatccaaaatACTGCGAAAcagtactgacaggaaccaggaaaagagatcatatttcttcTGTGTTAGCATCATTGTATTGgatccctgtaaaatccagaagaGAATTCCaaatcctcttcctcacctaccaagcccttaatggtcaggcaccaaCAGATCTTAAAAAACTCACAGTACCCTATTAACCCACTATCACACCGCGCTCTCAGAAGGCAGTCGtacttgtggttcccagaaTCTCCGAAAGTACAATGTGAGACAGAATGTTCAGATATCAGGATCCTTTACTGTGGAAACATATTCCAGTTTGATTCTGGGAGGCCAGAATTTGagataaagcttacagttaggactggctcaggcttgtcttgaaccaccctagttatgctgcttcAGCttagactgccaggggacttcccatgatgcgcctacttcctctctcctccgcTCCCTATCCATCCATACGCATTCACATTTCCCACGAGGCACTAAGCTCCTCAcgcctcctctccttctccatccaTAAACATTCATATCCCATGAATACTTTTTACTGtcttcacttcttctctctcccgtagttttctgctttctcgtctctctcctctctcctcatgtTGCTTTTTGCAGGTATATCTGCCTCCGGAGCTGCAGACTCTGGATCTGTAAATGCGGACCCCCTACTGCgcccatgatcctgctcaacacccactgcttcaattattattattatcatcatcattattatatattaagtttgattattattgttataattattagttttattattataattattagttttattaatactcattatttttattgtaaagtttTCTGCCTTGAACAGCTGGTCGCCCACCACGAGCTGGGtgctgttcaaggtttctacctgttaaatgGAAGTTCTCCTTTTAACAGTCGCCAAGGGCtcgctcatgggggaatgtttggtctctgtaaatatgactataaagagtatggtctagacctgctctatatgaaaagtgccctgagatgaactctgttatgatttggtgctatataaataatactGAATCGAACTGAAATTTGACACTCATACATTAGCTAAATAGAAACCAACAGTATGGAACTGTTACATCTTGCTTTTTCACCGCAGTCATCCAAGGTCTGAAATGATCAAGTCGTGTTTGGCTTTACTGAAGAATGATTACTGCCATTATGGCCTAGAGTGCATTCACACAAACCAATTAtaatctttttgtttctgtatttaagCTGCTTGTCCAGCTTTGTCCATTTCTTGTCATGTCATTATTAAATTTAGCACAGAATAGTCTAATAACTGATATTGATCAACAGAAGATTTTTTTAGTCACAAATAAGTTATGGATTATGGAATTATAATGGAATTCATCTAGTAAAACCAAGCTTgttgtgtgtagtttttttaatcttacaaTTTATTATAAGTTGAATGTGTTACAGTTAGTATCCAGCaattcaaaatttaaacaattcaattcaaatgaTGAGATgggaataattttttttttttatatatcatcacattttattgaccaaatgattaatttaataaaaaatatccaCACTGCGAATTAATGAATCACTAAATATTGTTTACAGCaataattatcatcattactAGTTCTAGCCCTGATTTCAGTTATTGGCTGCTCAAAAGTAGAACACATACCCTGTAGGAGAGTCATCAAGTGTACTGTTCTTAGGTTTTCTGCTTTCACAAACAAAGATAAACCAACAGGTGGCAGCAAAGGCCTGTTGCAAattcaatgcaaaaaaattacaatggagaatcttttaaagaaaaaaaactcgtCTACCTAAAACTAactaaaaacctaaaaattaGGTATTAAGTTGTATAACTGTGTAAGTGTGAGTAGGGTGTCCCTGAAAAAAATAGAGAGCACTGCTACAAACcatgacaaatcaaaaaatatattaaaaaatatatttaaaattgctGACTATAAGCATGAAGATCGTgccatgttttgctttttcacaaTAAGGCCACTTACCTTTGGCAAGGTTTTATGTTGaaatttatttccttttcaaGATATTTTAAGGGTCAAGCCCTGGCCACTCCACTTCAACACCCACTTTAAATGAACTATTTAGTtactgtaacatacagtataagccCTTAGCTAATCCTTATTCACGGTGAATTGCTAAATTTACTGAACATTCAGGGTTGCAATATAAGGCTTTAATATATTAGGAgtggacagtttttaaaataggCACAGAAGAGCAGCACAGCTTTAAGATAAATATTgcaggaacaaaaacaacagttattCAACGAGTGAGAACAGTAAGTGCAACACTAAAGTAATCTTCATCAAAAGTCAGGGATGCAAAGGTTAGATCTTTAGAGCCCTTTCAATATGATGAGATTTGAAgctaaaaagaaagacagaagaggtGTGAGTGAACAAGTAGATTGAACAACCTTGGATTTGAGTTGAGCAGCCACTCCACTGTCCTGACTGGAACAGGAGGACCTTTTTACCACTTTGGAGTCAAGAGAGAAATTAGTCCACGTTTGGCCTTCAGTTAAGCAGGTGCAAATCCCTCAACAGCCTGATGCACAAGCATCACAGCTTCTAGTTAAATACAAACCGGAACGGACATCAAAGAAGTGCAGGAGAGGGGGTTTATGGGCTGTAACTCAGATCAGCAGGCCATGCCACTTTGCTATTGGCTGGCGGACTGAGCGCATCATCAGGTTCCAGTGTTCATCTTCTGAACTCCTCTCCTTACCCACAGTCAACTGTCCCATCAGATGTTTGGTTGATTTCCTAGTTGTTTGAGTCTCGTACACAGAGACCATAATTTTACACCGCTCCAGAGGAAACTCTGGCAGGGAGAACATGAACACCTCATTGAAGGCAGTCACCAGGCAGCGGGCCACTACAGAGGTCTTTTGGTACCTCAACTTGCACTTGTTGCACTGGACGCTGATCCTGGCGTACAGGGCTGTACAACACAAGGAAGGCAAATTAGTAACTGTATGTTACACTGTTTGTGTATGACAGCTGGTGACTTCATTTTTGTGAAGATGTTTGTTATTTACCTGCATCTGAGCATATCTCAGTGAGGACTGTTCTGACCTTTAGCAGACCAACTTCTAGCCTCTGAGAAGTGGGAAGAAACTTCATTGACAGCAACACCTCTCCTACAAGATCCTGTCCAGAAAGTGAGAGGATAAACAATACAGCATAATGTACAGTACGTTGTGTGTAATTAAAGAGGTAGATTCTCTTCATAGTTAGAATCAAGTCTAAAAATGATTagcagcaacaattttgatactcgattcattgtttaagtttttcatcagtcaaaaactcaaaccattctccagttccagcttctccagtataaggatttactgcttttcttttttttccctttttaaataattttaaacatttttttaatagaggGGAGGTAGTGGGACTTACagcagaaggaaggaagaaaataatgttcattaatcatttataataatgataatcataaatGGCAGAAATCAAACATAAtagtaaaagaaaactgaactCAATATCAAGATGAAAAtcattttgcacatttgtacGTAAACAAATGTATATTGTTACATAACGTAATGAAAACATATGTTCCATTGTGTACTTTTACTATTCAAAAGATCAAAGTTTATTACTTAATTACTATTTACAATAAGACAAGCCGTACGCTACAGTGTCTCACTGGTgtcagttttttcccctttaaccAATCAACTCTTTTTGTAGGAGTTTTTGTAGTTATGCCTAAATAATGATAATCACCTATTGACGGAAATTGTACATTCATCCTTGTTCTAACCTTACATAAGTTTTGATAACTGAAGAAATGGAGAGCATTTCAGCACATTAATTTGTTTGACCTACTCCACACGACTCTTTAAAGTGCAAATGTAATCCAATCAACCGAAAGATGAGAACAAAATTCCTGTGTGattacaaatgtgtgtgtctgtatacatAATGCCCTACTGTACCTTCTGGGGTATCTGCAGATCCTCTTGTAGCTCCAGACGGTAGGAGATGTTGAGCTGCCCTAGAGGAACCCTCACCTCTCCTAACACTGTGTGTCTGGAGAATTTATCAAAGTCCCTCACCTgagatgcacacagacacaatttaTTTAGAGAATTACACAGTAAAAAACTGACTACAATTTAAATTCTCCAGTATGTATCTTAGTGCACTCTATGTAGGGTCCAGTGACTGTAGTACTTACAGTTTGAAATCCTTTTGATTTCAAAAGGGGCAGATAAAATAAGTATTACCTCTTTTCAGACTCCCAATTCTCCTAGTTTTACTGATAAGATAAGATTTAAGGGCTACTGAGAGTGAGAGGTGTGTACTGCAGGACCTCCATCCTGAGGTTGATGCGATGAAGCTTGTCTTTATCCTGTTGCAGAATAAAGCTGAACTGATCTCCAAATAAAGGGTTACAGCTGCCTTTCACAATGCGAGTCCGCCACTCCTGCAATACTGTCCACAGAACAGGTGCTGACTCTTCATCCTAAGAGGATCACAGCAGTAATCCTTAACACATTTattcagcacagacacacagcttcaaggttttaaaagaaaaactgaaggacagtgtgacatatttttaacaattaacaCGTATGGAAAAAGACGAAACTTAATTCCAACACCAAATATTGGACAATAAGGTTTATTAAAGTTGCTCTAAGCAAAATcttcatgtaaaaatacattcattttattgGTCTAAATCAAAAAGTGTGTCTGaaaagcaaatacagaaaagcTATATATGCCTAGTACTTGATTGAATAATTTCACTTGTTGAGTGATATATGCTACTAACTAATAAATTCAAAATTACCTCTTCATCCTTATAGCCCTCCACTTCCACTCCTTCGGATCCTGTCCACATGAGTCGTATCTTAACAAATGGCTGGAGGCTGCAGGTCTGGCTGTGTTCCAGAAGCCCCTCCACCTGCAAAATGGTGACCACCAGACGGGACTGCAGC from the Xiphias gladius isolate SHS-SW01 ecotype Sanya breed wild chromosome 8, ASM1685928v1, whole genome shotgun sequence genome contains:
- the syt19 gene encoding synaptotagmin-2, with amino-acid sequence MVTLDYPTPVGLLLAAGELKMPFSDTVKYCILGISVTLLLLALGILAWQTFKCCTQTHETYTRQDTMNSDLLYSDEKLTTGGKHSGAASTKVEEVSTEVHRLSRCLSQAPFPSSGSGQAEGDMGEQANIKKLQSRLVVTILQVEGLLEHSQTCSLQPFVKIRLMWTGSEGVEVEGYKDEEDEESAPVLWTVLQEWRTRIVKGSCNPLFGDQFSFILQQDKDKLHRINLRMEVRDFDKFSRHTVLGEVRVPLGQLNISYRLELQEDLQIPQKDLVGEVLLSMKFLPTSQRLEVGLLKVRTVLTEICSDAALYARISVQCNKCKLRYQKTSVVARCLVTAFNEVFMFSLPEFPLERCKIMVSVYETQTTRKSTKHLMGQLTVGKERSSEDEHWNLMMRSVRQPIAKWHGLLI